One Brachybacterium aquaticum genomic region harbors:
- a CDS encoding GTPase family protein: MSPLLSRSSTRTAPLIERIEALDRAADALEDVAAPAPVEDARDVLERIDRRRALSAEHTVIGLFGATGSGKSSLLNALVGTEIARAAVRRPTTSAPLAVVVGDAGSDALLDWLEVEDRHHLDGTDAELARAAARPAKGRRAKRSEQEGTPGVVLLDLPDFDSVEQAHRAVAERMTGMVDVLVWVTDPQKYADALMHQEFVRPYAGHDAVTVLVLNQIDRIRPAEKDAVVASLASLARTDGLESAPVLGVSAATGEGIEELREHLLGIAHGREAIASRHRADVRRAAEQLQAAADPSGMAERSTPAAIDALVEDLSTAARVEPVSRAVGASYRHRAAGRVGWPPLRWLRRMRPDPLGRLGIGQARDGEGLERTSLPEPDAAAAARASSGVRRFADTASAGGGDPWRAAVRAAARSEEEQLPDTLDQAVAGADLRAGTTSWWWRALDVLQWLAVLVWVVGLGWLALNALLAFLGIPPPPMPMIEELWIPIPLPTAMIVLGIAAGLLIALAGGTIAALTGAWHRRRARRVLTARVREVAHELVVLPVDATLLDARQAASDLALARG, from the coding sequence ATGAGCCCGCTGCTCTCCCGCTCCTCCACCCGCACCGCGCCGCTGATCGAGCGGATCGAGGCGCTGGACCGCGCGGCCGACGCCCTCGAGGACGTCGCCGCGCCCGCCCCCGTCGAGGACGCCCGCGACGTGCTCGAGCGGATCGACCGCCGCCGCGCCCTCTCCGCCGAGCACACCGTCATCGGCCTGTTCGGCGCGACCGGCTCCGGCAAGTCCTCCCTGCTGAACGCCCTGGTCGGCACCGAGATCGCCCGCGCCGCCGTGCGCCGCCCCACCACCTCCGCGCCGCTGGCCGTGGTGGTCGGGGACGCCGGCAGCGACGCGCTGCTGGACTGGCTCGAGGTCGAGGACCGCCACCACCTCGACGGCACCGATGCCGAGCTCGCTCGCGCCGCCGCCCGCCCCGCGAAGGGCCGCCGCGCCAAGCGCTCCGAACAGGAGGGCACCCCGGGCGTGGTGCTGCTGGACCTGCCGGACTTCGACTCCGTCGAGCAGGCCCACCGCGCCGTCGCCGAGCGGATGACCGGCATGGTCGACGTGCTCGTGTGGGTCACCGACCCCCAGAAGTACGCCGACGCGCTCATGCACCAGGAGTTCGTGCGCCCCTACGCCGGCCACGACGCCGTCACCGTGCTGGTCCTGAACCAGATCGACCGGATCCGCCCCGCGGAGAAGGACGCCGTGGTCGCCTCCCTCGCCTCTCTCGCCCGCACCGACGGACTCGAGAGCGCCCCCGTGCTCGGGGTCTCCGCCGCGACCGGCGAGGGGATCGAGGAGCTGCGCGAGCACCTGCTCGGCATCGCCCACGGCCGCGAGGCCATCGCCTCCCGCCACCGCGCCGACGTGCGCCGCGCCGCCGAGCAGCTCCAGGCCGCCGCCGACCCCTCCGGGATGGCCGAGCGCTCCACGCCCGCCGCGATCGACGCCCTGGTCGAGGACCTCTCCACCGCCGCGCGCGTCGAGCCGGTCTCCCGCGCCGTCGGCGCCTCCTACCGCCACCGCGCCGCCGGACGCGTGGGCTGGCCGCCCCTGCGCTGGCTGCGCCGGATGCGCCCCGACCCGCTGGGCCGGCTCGGCATCGGCCAGGCCCGCGACGGCGAGGGCCTCGAGCGCACCTCCCTGCCCGAGCCCGACGCGGCCGCTGCCGCCCGCGCCTCCAGCGGCGTGCGCCGCTTCGCCGACACCGCCTCGGCCGGGGGAGGGGATCCGTGGCGGGCCGCCGTCCGCGCCGCCGCTCGCTCCGAGGAGGAGCAGCTGCCGGACACCCTGGACCAGGCCGTCGCGGGCGCGGATCTGCGCGCGGGCACCACCTCCTGGTGGTGGCGGGCGCTGGACGTGCTGCAGTGGCTCGCGGTGCTGGTGTGGGTGGTGGGCCTGGGATGGCTGGCGCTGAACGCGCTGCTGGCCTTCCTCGGCATCCCGCCGCCGCCCATGCCGATGATCGAGGAGCTGTGGATCCCGATCCCGCTGCCCACCGCGATGATCGTGCTCGGCATCGCCGCGGGGCTCCTGATCGCCCTGGCCGGCGGCACCATCGCCGCGCTCACCGGCGCCTGGCACCGCCGGCGCGCGAGGCGGGTGCTCACCGCCCGGGTGCGGGAGGTCGCCCACGAGCTGGTGGTCCTGCCGGTGGACGCGACACTGCTCGACGCGCGGCAGGCCGCGAGCGACCTCGCGCTCGCGCGCGGCTGA
- a CDS encoding 30S ribosomal protein bS22, translated as MGSVVKKRRKRMSKKKHRKLLRKTRHQRRNKK; from the coding sequence ATGGGTTCTGTCGTCAAGAAGCGACGCAAGCGCATGTCCAAGAAGAAGCACCGCAAGCTGCTTCGCAAGACGCGTCACCAGCGCCGCAACAAGAAGTGA
- a CDS encoding glutaredoxin family protein has translation MSTQHIPSPADPDARVLYLTRTGCHLCDEALPVVRAEADRVGSTVEVRDIDADERLRADWDTDVPVIIVDGKVHAKNRVDAAALRAALAKRPWWRRLTGRA, from the coding sequence ATGAGCACGCAGCACATCCCCTCCCCCGCGGACCCCGACGCCCGGGTCCTCTACCTCACCCGCACCGGGTGCCACCTGTGCGACGAGGCGCTGCCGGTGGTGCGGGCCGAGGCGGACCGCGTCGGCTCCACGGTCGAGGTGCGCGACATCGACGCCGACGAGCGCCTGCGCGCGGACTGGGACACCGACGTGCCGGTGATCATCGTGGACGGCAAGGTCCACGCGAAAAACCGCGTGGACGCCGCCGCGTTGCGCGCCGCGCTCGCGAAGCGCCCGTGGTGGCGCCGACTCACCGGCCGCGCCTGA
- a CDS encoding YceI family protein, with the protein MNDLTPGTWTLDASHTSASFTVRHAGISKARGQFTDVDGELIVGEGGQDLAFNATLKTESVNTANADRDGHLKSADFFDVETFPTITFRSTEVKGDKLIGDLTIRDITKPVELDFTYEGAATDPFGTYRAGFTGETKISRKEFGLTWNAALEAGGVLVSDDVKISIEAEFVAPTAA; encoded by the coding sequence ATGAACGACCTCACCCCCGGCACCTGGACCCTCGACGCCTCCCACACCTCCGCGTCCTTCACCGTGCGTCACGCCGGCATCTCCAAGGCCCGCGGCCAGTTCACCGATGTCGACGGCGAACTCATCGTCGGCGAGGGCGGCCAGGATCTCGCCTTCAACGCGACCCTGAAGACCGAGTCGGTCAACACCGCCAACGCCGACCGCGACGGCCACCTCAAGAGCGCCGACTTCTTCGACGTCGAGACCTTCCCGACCATCACCTTCCGCTCCACCGAGGTCAAGGGCGACAAGCTCATCGGCGACCTCACCATCCGCGACATCACCAAGCCGGTCGAGCTGGACTTCACCTACGAGGGCGCTGCGACCGACCCCTTCGGCACCTACCGCGCGGGCTTCACCGGCGAGACCAAGATCTCCCGCAAGGAGTTCGGCCTGACCTGGAACGCCGCCCTCGAGGCCGGTGGCGTGCTCGTCTCCGACGACGTCAAGATCTCCATCGAGGCCGAGTTCGTCGCGCCGACCGCCGCCTGA
- a CDS encoding MarR family winged helix-turn-helix transcriptional regulator encodes MHDTKSSAEATVDAPANSPAAPDDDRASTPEELWLTGREQEAWRIFLYATTMLNDRFSEALQSDPEIDLALGEYEILVRLAEAEGGFLRMSELADKVVHSRSRLTHTISRMEKRGLVERIRCAADGRGRQAQLTAAGQALLEKAAPTHVRSVREQLLDVIGHDDLLELGRILGKTLGEDAPVTIGCPAPHAEAAAPR; translated from the coding sequence ATGCACGACACGAAGTCAAGTGCCGAGGCGACGGTGGACGCCCCGGCGAACAGCCCGGCCGCACCCGACGACGACCGGGCCTCCACCCCGGAGGAGCTGTGGCTCACCGGCCGCGAGCAGGAGGCGTGGCGGATCTTCCTGTACGCGACGACCATGCTGAACGACCGCTTCAGCGAGGCGCTGCAGTCCGATCCCGAGATCGACCTGGCCCTCGGCGAGTACGAGATCCTGGTGCGCCTGGCAGAGGCCGAGGGCGGCTTCCTGCGCATGTCCGAGCTGGCCGACAAGGTCGTCCACTCCCGCTCCCGCCTGACCCACACCATCTCCCGCATGGAGAAGCGGGGTCTGGTCGAGCGGATTCGCTGCGCGGCCGACGGGCGCGGGCGCCAGGCCCAGCTGACCGCCGCCGGGCAGGCGCTGCTGGAGAAGGCCGCCCCCACCCACGTGCGCTCCGTGCGCGAGCAGCTGCTGGACGTGATCGGCCACGACGACCTGCTCGAGCTCGGCCGGATCCTCGGCAAGACGCTCGGCGAGGACGCCCCCGTCACCATCGGATGTCCGGCACCTCACGCGGAGGCAGCCGCTCCCCGTTGA
- a CDS encoding histidine phosphatase family protein, which produces MTSTTVHLVRHGEVHNPERILYGRLPGYRLSARGEQMAQKVGEHLAGADIALVRASPLLRAQQTAAPIAAAHDLEVTSDQRLIESGNRFEGQRMGHGDAKLTDPRNWRWFLNPFRPSWGEPYREQVARVVAAVHDARAAAEGREAVLVLHQLPIWVTRRSAEGKPLFHDPRRRQCGLCSVTSLRFVGPHLTDVGYAEPAAALYEGAVDATGGKLT; this is translated from the coding sequence ATGACCAGCACCACGGTCCACCTCGTCCGTCACGGCGAGGTGCACAACCCGGAGCGCATCCTGTACGGACGCCTGCCCGGGTACCGCCTGAGCGCGCGCGGGGAGCAGATGGCGCAGAAGGTCGGCGAGCACCTCGCCGGCGCCGACATCGCCCTGGTGCGCGCCTCCCCGCTGCTGCGCGCCCAGCAGACCGCCGCCCCGATCGCCGCCGCCCACGACCTCGAGGTCACCTCCGACCAGCGCCTCATCGAGTCGGGCAACCGCTTCGAGGGCCAGCGCATGGGCCATGGCGACGCGAAGCTCACCGATCCGCGCAACTGGCGCTGGTTCCTCAACCCCTTCCGCCCCTCCTGGGGCGAGCCCTACCGCGAACAGGTCGCCCGCGTCGTCGCCGCCGTGCACGACGCCCGCGCCGCCGCGGAGGGCCGCGAGGCCGTGCTGGTGCTGCACCAGCTGCCGATCTGGGTGACCCGCCGAAGCGCCGAAGGCAAGCCCCTGTTCCACGACCCCAGGCGCCGGCAGTGCGGGCTGTGCTCGGTGACGAGCCTGCGCTTCGTCGGCCCGCACCTGACCGACGTCGGCTACGCCGAGCCGGCCGCCGCGCTCTACGAGGGCGCCGTCGATGCCACCGGAGGGAAGCTCACGTGA
- a CDS encoding TlpA family protein disulfide reductase, with protein MQDSAPSRRGVLAAAGGVPLALLLAACGTDTTDRYASGDAGYVSGDGVSVEIPAADRDAAIEFIGTTFDDEPVDLATTRGEVMVLNVWYASCPPCRKEAPDLQAIHEEYADQGVSFLGVNVRDTAGPAKAFEENYGITYPSVPDTDAQIMYALRGQVAPNAVPSTLVLDKEGRVAARISGAADPSVLRAMIDAVVAE; from the coding sequence ATGCAGGATTCCGCCCCCAGCCGCCGCGGCGTGCTCGCCGCCGCCGGGGGAGTGCCGCTCGCGCTGCTGCTGGCCGCCTGCGGCACCGACACCACCGACCGCTACGCCTCGGGCGATGCCGGCTATGTCTCCGGCGACGGCGTCTCCGTGGAGATCCCCGCCGCCGACCGCGACGCCGCGATCGAGTTCATCGGCACCACCTTCGACGACGAGCCGGTCGACCTGGCCACCACCCGCGGCGAGGTCATGGTGCTCAACGTCTGGTACGCCTCCTGCCCGCCGTGCCGCAAGGAGGCCCCGGACCTGCAGGCGATCCACGAGGAGTACGCCGACCAGGGCGTGTCCTTCCTCGGCGTGAACGTGCGCGACACCGCCGGGCCCGCGAAGGCGTTCGAGGAGAACTACGGCATCACCTATCCCTCGGTGCCCGACACCGACGCGCAGATCATGTACGCCCTGCGCGGCCAGGTCGCCCCCAACGCCGTCCCCTCCACCCTCGTGCTGGACAAGGAGGGCCGGGTCGCCGCCCGCATCTCCGGCGCCGCGGACCCCTCGGTGCTGCGCGCCATGATCGACGCGGTGGTCGCCGAATGA
- a CDS encoding cytochrome c biogenesis CcdA family protein: MNLGDIGAAFQATALSGSLLLAIAVAAAAGLVAFLSPCVLPVVPGYLGYVSGLAGQGVGPAPAAGRGGTGRRAKGARPATGRMLAGSLLFVAGFAIVFMVLGGFAGALGYLLQEYSVWINRVAGAIVILMGLLFMGVFPGLSATRPVSSKKPDAGLLGAPLMGLIFGLSWTPCIGPTYAAIVALSLDGGGDGAAVRGGILALAYSLGLGIPFVLFALLFQRALGVSKKLAKHRRTIGLLSGALLIAIGVLLMTGVWSAWMSELQGLIATFEPVV, from the coding sequence ATGAACCTCGGCGATATCGGGGCCGCCTTCCAGGCGACCGCGCTGTCCGGCTCGCTGCTCCTGGCGATCGCCGTCGCGGCCGCCGCAGGACTGGTCGCCTTCCTCTCGCCCTGCGTGCTGCCCGTGGTGCCCGGCTATCTCGGGTACGTCTCGGGCCTGGCCGGTCAGGGCGTGGGCCCCGCCCCGGCTGCGGGCAGGGGAGGCACGGGCCGACGGGCGAAGGGTGCGCGCCCCGCGACCGGCCGGATGCTCGCCGGGTCCCTGCTGTTCGTGGCCGGGTTCGCGATCGTGTTCATGGTGCTCGGCGGCTTCGCCGGTGCGCTCGGCTACCTGCTGCAGGAGTACTCGGTGTGGATCAACCGCGTCGCCGGCGCGATCGTGATCCTCATGGGCCTGCTGTTCATGGGCGTCTTCCCGGGGCTGTCCGCCACCCGTCCGGTCTCCTCGAAGAAGCCGGACGCCGGACTGCTCGGTGCGCCGCTGATGGGACTGATCTTCGGGCTGAGCTGGACCCCCTGCATCGGCCCGACCTACGCGGCGATCGTGGCGCTGTCCCTGGACGGCGGCGGGGACGGCGCGGCCGTGCGCGGCGGCATCCTGGCGCTCGCGTACTCCCTCGGCCTCGGCATTCCCTTCGTGCTGTTCGCGCTGCTCTTCCAGCGCGCGCTCGGGGTGTCCAAGAAGCTCGCGAAGCACCGCCGCACCATCGGCCTGCTCTCCGGGGCGCTGCTGATCGCCATCGGCGTGCTGCTCATGACCGGGGTGTGGTCGGCGTGGATGAGCGAGCTGCAGGGCCTGATCGCGACCTTCGAGCCGGTGGTGTGA
- the resB gene encoding cytochrome c biogenesis protein ResB — protein MNVQKSPGTDVPENDAPEAPAPEAATGSWSSKRELNDEPVSVPSLGLRGTLLFLWRQLTSMQTALILLMLLAVAAIPGSLYPQRSVNPALTDQFLEENGRWGEFLDALGMFEVFSSPWFSAIYLLLFISLIGCIVPRVLVHLKQLRAKPPRTPARLSRFTGHTRLEVAGADADALLETAHRALRRSRYRTEVREENGSRSVSAERGLLRETGNLAFHIALVGVLVCIAGGTLTSYRGQITVVEGGGFSNSLTQYDSFESGAWFDESDLPDFRFTLEDFRATYVGPEEAGNLGEPRSFEADVQITTPGQEQETRTVQVNKPLHVDGASMYLLGNGYAPEITVTDPEGTVVAEGPLITVPMGDTNYTSQVVLKAPDARPEQLAVVGFFLPTGTIDDQGPRSLYPDALDPQLALTVYQGDLGLDSGIPQNAYEVDISSLTAVAGEDGNPVLIRLYPGQEYTLADGTTVSFDGLRRYAAFDVAHNPFERGILVSALVAVGGLILSLFVPRRRVWVRVRPTANGAEIEVAGLARSDDPALADDVKALASRLSGAQDGSRRTRPDRAAADAADENTPEGSAQ, from the coding sequence ATGAACGTGCAGAAGTCCCCCGGCACCGACGTGCCTGAGAACGACGCCCCCGAGGCCCCCGCGCCCGAGGCGGCGACCGGGTCCTGGTCCTCCAAGCGCGAGCTGAACGACGAGCCCGTCTCCGTGCCGTCCCTCGGCCTGCGCGGCACGCTGCTGTTCCTGTGGCGCCAGCTGACCAGCATGCAGACCGCGCTGATCCTGCTGATGCTGCTCGCCGTCGCCGCGATCCCCGGCTCGCTGTACCCGCAGCGCAGCGTGAACCCGGCGCTGACCGACCAGTTCCTCGAGGAGAACGGGCGCTGGGGCGAGTTCCTGGATGCGCTGGGCATGTTCGAGGTCTTCTCCTCGCCGTGGTTCTCCGCGATCTACCTGCTGCTGTTCATCTCCCTGATCGGCTGCATCGTCCCGCGCGTGCTCGTGCACCTGAAGCAGCTGCGCGCGAAGCCGCCCCGCACCCCCGCGCGGCTCTCCCGCTTCACCGGGCACACCCGCCTCGAGGTCGCGGGCGCCGACGCGGACGCGCTGCTCGAGACCGCCCACCGCGCCCTGCGCCGCTCCCGCTACCGCACCGAGGTGCGCGAGGAGAACGGCTCCCGCTCCGTCAGCGCCGAGCGCGGGCTGCTGCGCGAGACCGGGAACCTCGCCTTCCACATCGCGCTGGTGGGAGTGCTGGTGTGCATCGCGGGCGGCACCCTGACCAGCTACCGCGGCCAGATCACGGTCGTCGAGGGCGGCGGCTTCTCCAACTCGCTCACCCAGTACGACTCCTTCGAGTCCGGGGCATGGTTCGACGAGAGCGACCTGCCCGACTTCCGCTTCACCCTCGAGGACTTCCGCGCCACCTACGTGGGCCCGGAGGAGGCCGGGAACCTCGGCGAGCCGCGCTCCTTCGAGGCCGACGTCCAGATCACCACCCCGGGGCAGGAGCAGGAGACCCGCACCGTCCAGGTCAACAAGCCCCTGCACGTCGACGGCGCCTCGATGTACCTGCTCGGCAACGGCTACGCCCCCGAGATCACGGTCACCGACCCCGAGGGCACGGTCGTGGCCGAGGGGCCGCTGATCACCGTGCCGATGGGCGACACGAACTACACCTCGCAGGTGGTGCTGAAGGCGCCCGACGCCCGCCCCGAGCAGCTCGCGGTGGTCGGCTTCTTCCTGCCCACCGGCACCATCGACGACCAGGGTCCGCGCTCGCTCTACCCCGATGCGCTGGACCCGCAGCTGGCCCTGACCGTCTACCAGGGCGACCTCGGCCTGGACTCCGGGATCCCGCAGAACGCCTACGAGGTCGACATCTCCTCCCTCACCGCCGTCGCGGGCGAGGACGGGAACCCGGTGCTGATCCGGCTCTACCCTGGTCAGGAGTACACGCTCGCCGACGGCACCACCGTCAGCTTCGACGGGCTGCGGCGCTACGCCGCCTTCGACGTCGCCCACAACCCCTTCGAGCGCGGCATCCTGGTCAGCGCCCTGGTCGCCGTGGGCGGTCTGATCCTGTCGCTGTTCGTGCCCCGCCGGCGCGTGTGGGTGCGGGTGCGCCCCACCGCGAACGGTGCTGAGATCGAGGTCGCCGGTCTTGCCCGCAGCGACGACCCCGCCCTCGCGGACGATGTGAAGGCTCTGGCGTCCCGGCTCTCCGGGGCGCAGGATGGGTCCCGGCGCACGCGCCCGGACCGTGCCGCGGCCGACGCCGCGGACGAGAACACCCCCGAAGGAAGTGCCCAGTGA
- the ccsB gene encoding c-type cytochrome biogenesis protein CcsB produces the protein MINQQLAEISNLALVVTIVLYVLALIGFGADLASSSQRRGDERLARRDRAELSAPAGARVPEAVPVGAGGAGGSGSVLAADGAGSDLRETADGAARGSTTGSAASGTMTAQRYAYILASAATVLHVIGVVTRALATQRVPWANMYEFATTSTAVVMVVFLVFSIKRTELRALGTFVVGPVLLVLLLAQTLWIVPAAELTPSLQNSHWIYIHIGVAILATALSILGAVVASLQLLQARHERVLAERAAEEEFPEHWGRFGHVLDRLPSSTVLEALSFRIHSVAFVCWTFTLIFGAIWAREAWGRFWGWDPKEVWTFIIWIVYAAYLHARATARFRGSRAAGLALAGFVAVVFNYTIVNTVINGLHSYSGLG, from the coding sequence GTGATCAACCAGCAGCTGGCGGAGATCTCGAACCTCGCCCTCGTGGTGACGATCGTGCTCTACGTCCTGGCCCTGATCGGCTTCGGCGCCGATCTCGCCTCCTCCTCCCAGCGCCGCGGCGACGAGCGCCTGGCCCGTCGCGATCGGGCCGAGCTCTCCGCCCCGGCGGGCGCGCGCGTGCCCGAGGCTGTCCCTGTCGGCGCCGGCGGCGCGGGCGGCTCCGGGTCGGTCCTCGCGGCCGACGGGGCCGGGTCGGACCTGCGCGAGACGGCCGACGGGGCAGCACGCGGCAGCACGACCGGCAGCGCCGCGTCGGGCACCATGACCGCCCAGCGCTACGCCTACATCCTCGCCTCCGCCGCGACGGTCCTGCACGTGATCGGCGTGGTCACCCGCGCGCTCGCCACCCAGCGCGTGCCGTGGGCGAACATGTACGAGTTCGCCACCACCTCCACCGCCGTGGTGATGGTCGTCTTCCTGGTGTTCAGCATCAAGCGCACCGAGCTGCGGGCGCTGGGCACCTTCGTGGTCGGCCCCGTGCTGCTCGTGCTGCTGCTCGCCCAGACGCTGTGGATCGTGCCTGCGGCCGAGCTGACCCCGAGCCTGCAGAACTCCCACTGGATCTACATCCACATCGGCGTGGCCATCCTCGCCACCGCCCTGTCGATCCTCGGCGCGGTCGTGGCGAGCCTCCAGCTGCTCCAGGCCCGTCACGAGCGCGTGCTCGCCGAGCGCGCCGCCGAGGAGGAGTTCCCCGAGCACTGGGGCCGCTTCGGCCATGTGCTGGACCGCCTGCCCTCCTCGACCGTGCTCGAGGCGCTGAGCTTCCGCATCCACTCCGTCGCCTTCGTGTGCTGGACCTTCACGCTCATCTTCGGTGCGATCTGGGCCCGCGAGGCCTGGGGCCGCTTCTGGGGCTGGGACCCCAAGGAGGTGTGGACCTTCATCATCTGGATCGTCTACGCCGCCTACCTCCACGCCCGCGCCACCGCCCGCTTCCGCGGCAGCCGCGCCGCGGGTCTGGCCCTGGCCGGCTTCGTGGCCGTGGTCTTCAACTACACGATCGTCAACACGGTCATCAACGGCCTGCACTCCTACTCCGGACTCGGCTGA
- a CDS encoding PLD nuclease N-terminal domain-containing protein → MARGILAVLSIALTVFALADCVQTKDDKVRGVPKWAWIVLIVLLPWVGPITWLFVGKDRSWGAGGGQPRRKGPIAPDEDPDFLRKLDEDIRRERRERERGQQSPGSADGSAPEDRRGNPGEADGGEADRGDATGDGDPTTGRDDRSL, encoded by the coding sequence ATGGCCCGCGGCATCCTCGCAGTTCTCTCGATCGCCCTGACGGTCTTCGCACTCGCCGACTGCGTGCAGACCAAGGACGACAAGGTCCGCGGCGTGCCGAAATGGGCATGGATCGTCCTGATCGTGCTCCTGCCCTGGGTCGGGCCGATCACCTGGCTGTTCGTGGGCAAGGACCGCTCCTGGGGTGCCGGCGGCGGGCAGCCGCGGCGCAAGGGACCGATCGCCCCCGACGAGGACCCCGACTTCCTGCGCAAGCTCGACGAGGACATCCGTCGCGAGCGCCGCGAGCGCGAGCGGGGACAGCAGTCCCCCGGCTCGGCCGACGGCAGCGCCCCGGAGGACCGCCGCGGGAACCCCGGCGAGGCGGACGGCGGTGAGGCGGACCGCGGTGACGCCACCGGCGACGGGGATCCCACGACCGGCCGCGACGACCGCAGCCTCTGA
- a CDS encoding DUF4229 domain-containing protein, which yields MRPFLLYAVVRLGLWIAIWWLLTLLDIGVMLAGVLAALIAMLISILFLDRLRDAAAMRWKDAHERRVAKRGPVVDEDAEYEDSLFADDGDGAGNGKPAQSSADEDDAAAGPADLPELGDPETDATVDEQRADGAVEADGSVRGSDR from the coding sequence ATGCGTCCGTTCCTGCTCTACGCCGTCGTCCGCCTGGGCCTGTGGATCGCCATCTGGTGGCTGCTCACCCTGCTGGACATCGGCGTGATGCTCGCGGGCGTGCTCGCGGCGCTGATCGCGATGCTGATCTCGATCCTGTTCCTGGACCGTCTGCGCGATGCCGCGGCGATGCGCTGGAAGGACGCGCACGAGCGCCGCGTCGCCAAGCGCGGCCCCGTGGTCGACGAGGACGCCGAGTACGAGGACTCGCTCTTCGCGGACGACGGGGACGGCGCGGGGAACGGGAAGCCGGCGCAGTCGTCGGCCGACGAGGACGACGCCGCCGCAGGACCGGCCGACCTGCCCGAGCTCGGCGACCCCGAGACGGACGCGACCGTCGACGAGCAGCGCGCCGACGGCGCCGTCGAGGCCGACGGGTCGGTCAGAGGATCAGACCGATGA
- a CDS encoding 1,4-dihydroxy-2-naphthoate polyprenyltransferase → MASWSQWVQGARPRTLPAALAPVAAGTGAAVWQLESLTGAVDWGLVIPRALLALGVSFSLQVGVNYANDYSDGIRGTDDDRVGPFRLTGSGAASPATVKRAAIASLALGGLFGLVLIAVAQMWWALVIGAAAIAAAWFYTGGKKPYGYLGLGEVFVFLFFGLVAVNGTAYAITKQPTWVALLGSIAIGLLAVALMLTNNLRDIPTDEIAGKRTLAVRLGQRGTRWLYTATVLAPFVLMVPVIIEHRPAALVLLALPLAIPPVRAVLGDARGRDLIPVLGATGRLELVYSLLLLIGLIL, encoded by the coding sequence ATGGCCAGCTGGTCCCAGTGGGTGCAGGGCGCCCGTCCCCGCACCCTTCCGGCGGCCCTCGCCCCGGTTGCCGCCGGCACCGGCGCGGCGGTGTGGCAGCTGGAGAGCCTCACCGGCGCGGTCGACTGGGGACTGGTGATCCCGCGGGCGCTGCTGGCGCTCGGCGTCTCCTTCTCCCTCCAGGTCGGCGTGAACTACGCCAACGACTACTCCGACGGGATCCGCGGCACCGACGACGACCGCGTGGGCCCCTTCCGCCTCACCGGCTCCGGCGCCGCCTCACCCGCCACCGTCAAGCGCGCCGCGATCGCGTCCCTCGCCCTCGGCGGATTGTTCGGCCTGGTCCTCATCGCCGTCGCCCAGATGTGGTGGGCGCTCGTGATCGGCGCCGCCGCGATCGCCGCGGCGTGGTTCTACACCGGCGGGAAGAAGCCCTACGGCTACCTGGGCCTCGGCGAGGTGTTCGTCTTCCTGTTCTTCGGGCTCGTCGCGGTCAACGGCACCGCCTACGCGATCACCAAGCAGCCCACCTGGGTGGCGCTGCTCGGCTCGATCGCGATCGGCCTGCTCGCCGTCGCGCTCATGCTCACCAACAACCTGCGCGACATCCCCACCGACGAGATCGCCGGCAAGAGGACCCTCGCCGTCCGCCTCGGACAGCGCGGCACGCGGTGGCTGTACACCGCCACGGTGCTGGCGCCCTTCGTGCTCATGGTCCCGGTGATCATCGAGCACCGGCCCGCGGCGCTGGTGCTGCTGGCGCTGCCGCTCGCGATCCCCCCCGTGCGCGCGGTCCTCGGCGACGCGCGCGGCCGGGACCTGATCCCGGTGCTCGGCGCGACCGGTCGCCTGGAGCTGGTCTACTCGCTCCTGCTGCTCATCGGTCTGATCCTCTGA